A window of Streptomyces gilvosporeus contains these coding sequences:
- a CDS encoding DUF6891 domain-containing protein: MLTITVQTETGPDLERPTEAELAALLRRIGADDDHFAVVERIPGEDQVFLQTWREGDGPFAVEYRDGGPERHFSAECTDADRVIAVFADWARGGETWRTALEWRPADLYGTPGLAPETRAEAEERARQQIRAGFWGFHQVAQGVCDVFDPADTPVSLDEARRIVGGLWEERLAEQETWPEVTDADRVAEAFAVLERQGLTARMNFTCCSGCGLAEIGGERTEGDHGFVFFHYQDTDAAADGGGLSVRYGAYADAGRDRAEVGRTVAAALSGAGLPVEWDGSPDNVIEVTPLDWRKRLPTNA; this comes from the coding sequence ATGCTGACGATCACCGTCCAGACCGAGACCGGACCGGACCTCGAGCGCCCGACCGAAGCCGAACTCGCCGCCCTGCTACGGCGGATCGGGGCCGATGACGACCATTTCGCGGTCGTCGAGCGGATCCCCGGCGAGGACCAGGTCTTCCTCCAGACCTGGCGGGAGGGCGACGGGCCGTTCGCGGTGGAGTACCGCGACGGCGGACCGGAGCGGCACTTCAGCGCGGAGTGCACCGATGCCGACCGGGTCATAGCGGTGTTCGCGGACTGGGCGCGCGGCGGGGAGACGTGGCGCACGGCGCTGGAGTGGCGGCCCGCGGATCTGTACGGCACCCCCGGGCTGGCACCGGAGACCCGCGCCGAGGCCGAGGAGCGGGCGCGTCAGCAGATCCGGGCCGGTTTCTGGGGCTTCCATCAGGTCGCGCAGGGCGTGTGCGACGTTTTCGACCCCGCCGACACCCCGGTCTCGCTGGACGAGGCCCGCCGGATCGTCGGGGGCCTGTGGGAGGAGCGGCTGGCCGAGCAGGAGACCTGGCCCGAGGTGACCGACGCGGACCGGGTCGCGGAGGCGTTCGCGGTGCTGGAGCGCCAGGGGCTCACGGCGCGGATGAACTTCACCTGTTGCAGCGGCTGCGGGCTGGCGGAGATAGGCGGCGAGCGCACCGAAGGCGACCACGGCTTTGTCTTCTTCCATTACCAGGACACCGACGCGGCCGCGGACGGCGGCGGCCTCTCGGTCCGCTACGGCGCCTACGCGGATGCCGGGCGCGACCGCGCGGAGGTCGGGCGGACGGTGGCGGCCGCGCTGTCCGGGGCGGGCCTGCCCGTGGAATGGGACGGCAGCCCCGACAACGTCATCGAGGTCACCCCGCTGGACTGGCGCAAGCGCCTGCCGACGAACGCCTGA